In Lepus europaeus isolate LE1 chromosome 9, mLepTim1.pri, whole genome shotgun sequence, the following are encoded in one genomic region:
- the HRH1 gene encoding histamine H1 receptor, with protein sequence MILPNSSCISEDKMCEGNKTTMANVQLMPLVVVLSTISLVTVGLNLLVLCAVRSERKLHTVGNLYIVSLSAADLIVGAAVMPMNILYLLMTRWSLGRPLCLFWLSMDYVASTASIFSVFILCIDRYRSVQQPLRYLRYRTKTRASVTILGAWLLSCLWIIPIVGWRRFLPHSPRPRDDKCETDFYDVTWFKIMTAIINFYLPTVLMLWFYARIYRAVRQHCQHRELISRSLPAFLEINLRPENPKVGGKKPGKESPWEVTKRRPKDAGGGPASKSPTQVPAETKSPAGLSREEAGEEATLHCFPVNMVQTAMVAQGSSPGYAAIGQPRSQLTAGEQSLGARRISELSEDQMLGDSQSLSRTMDSDATTEPAPGRGTLRSGSSTGLDYIKFTWKRLRSHSRQYASGLHMSRERKAAKQLGFIMAAFILCWIPYFIFFMVIAFCKSCCNEHVHMFTIWLGYINSTLNPLIYPLCNENFKKTFKKLLHIRS encoded by the coding sequence ATGATCCTTCCCAATTCCTCCTGCATCTCAGAAGACAAGATGTGTGAGGGCAACAAGACCACCATGGCAAACGTGCAGCTGATGCCGCTCGTGGTGGTCCTGAGCACCATCTCCCTGGTCACCGTCGGACTCAACCTGTTGGTGCTGTGCGCCGTCCGAAGTGAGCGGAAGCTGCACACAGTGGGCAACCTGTACATCGTCAGCCTGTCGGCAGCAGACCTGATCGTGGGCGCCGCCGTCATGCCCATGAACATCCTCTACCTTCTCATGACCAGGTGGTCCCTGGGccggcctctctgcctcttctggcTTTCCATGGACTACGTGGCCAGCACGGCATCCATTTTCAGCGTCTTCATCCTGTGCATTGACCGCTACCGCTCTGTCCAGCAGCCCCTCCGGTACCTGAGGTATCGAACCAAGACCCGGGCGTCGGTCACCATCCTGGGAGCCTGGCTTCTTTCCTGCCTGTGGATCATTCCCATCGTCGGCTGGCGTCGCTTTCTGCCGCACAGCCCGAGGCCCCGGGACGACAAGTGCGAGACAGACTTCTACGACGTCACCTGGTTCAAGATCATGACGGCCATCATCAACTTCTACCTGCCCACCGTGCTCATGCTCTGGTTTTACGCCAGGATCTACAGGGCCGTGCGGCAACACTGCCAGCACCGGGAGCTCATCAGCAGGTCCCTCCCGGCCTTCTTAGAGATCAACCTGCGGCCAGAGAATCCCAAGGTGGGTGGCAAAAAGCCCGGGAAGGAGTCCCCGTGGGAAGTTACGAAGAGGAGGCCAAAagatgcaggtggtggccctgCCTCGAAGTCACCAACCCAAGTCCCTGCGGAGACGAAATCTCCAGCTGGGCTCAGCCGAGAGGAGGCCGGAGAGGAGGCCACGCTCCACTGCTTCCCGGTTAACATGGTGCAGACAGCGATGGTGGCCCAGGGGAGCAGCCCAGGCTATGCCGCCATCGGCCAGCCCAGGAGCCAGCTCACGGcaggggagcagagcctgggcgCGCGTCGCATCAGCGAGCTGTCAGAGGACCAGATGTTGGGGGACAGCCAGTCCCTCTCCCGGACGATGGACTCTGACGCCACCACGGAGCCAGCGCCGGGCAGAGGCACGCTGAGAAGTGGGTCCAGCACAGGCCTGGATTACATCAAGTTCACCTGGAAGCGCCTGCGCTCCCACTCGAGACAGTACGCGTCGGGGCTGCACATGAGCCGGGAGCGGAAGGCCGCCAAGCAGCTGGGCTTCATCATGGCGGCCTTCATCCTCTGCTGGATCCCCTACTTCATCTTCTTCATGGTCATTGCCTTCTGCAAGAGCTGTTGCAATGAGCACGTGCACATGTTCACCATCTGGCTGGGCTACATCAACTCTACGCTGAACCCGCTCATCTACCCCCTGTGCAACGAGAACTTCAAGAAGACGTTCAAAAAGCTCCTACACATTCGTTCCTAA